ATAATCCTCGCCGACGATATCGGCCAGTGCACGATAAACAGAGTCCATATGCATCACCTTTCTTACGCGGGTTGCTCGCCGATTGCCATGCGGCACAAATCACTCATCCAGATGGGCATGATGCCGTTTTCGGCCACTTGTTTGCCGATGGTCTGCATGCAGGCCGGGCAGTTGAATATACAGAGCTCGGCGCCGGATTCTTTCATGTCCTCAATGTTTTTCTTCTGCTGGTTTAAGCAAAACCGGCGGGAATCGGGCGTCTTCTGGGCCAGGATGGTGCTGCCGCAGCAAAGCGCGTCTTCATCCCGATATTGCCGCCGGACGTGCTCAACCCCGATGAGGTCGAATATTTTGTCCACAAACCGGTGTTTGTCAGAAGACAGCCGCGATGAGCAGGGCCGCTGGTAGGCCACCTTGTAGTTTAAGGGTTTGATTTCATCCCTGAGTTCGGTCAGGCGGTTGTATAGATGTTCAAATAAGTGGATGGAAGAAAACGGCACGTCCATGCCCCAGGCCGGAGCAAAGGAGGTGTAGGTTCCATAGCATTCATCATGGAAATGGACCACTTCCGTGGGTTTGTGCGCGGCAATGGTGGCCATGACTTTTGGCAGCCGGTCCTTGATCACCGAAGTCCGGGCAAAATGCAAATACATGAGCTGGCAGAAATAATGGTGCATTTTGCGGCTGTCCGTGGAAATCAGGGTCAGGCCTTCAAACAGTTTTCCCTGGGCCAGTCGGATCAGGGGGCTGAAGACCCCCATGTTGAGCACCGGGCCGTTGACTTCATGGATTTCCGGATCACCCCGGAAGGCAATGCCCATCTGGATGCCTTGCTTGACAATGGGCTCGGGCAGGGGGGCAATGCCGAGTTCTTCCTGGCGGCTGACAATCAGGTAAAAGGGATGATTGGCCATGGGACAGTATTCTTCGCAAGCATAACAGGTCCGGCAGTCGTGCAAAACCCGGGTGTCTGTGCCGTTGATCAGGTTTTGGATTTCCGTCCCGGCTGCTTCTGCATCCAGGTCCATGTACTGGCACCGGGTCAGGCAGTCGCGTGTTTCGCAGGCCAGGCACTTTTTTTCATCAAAGTCCAGCTGCAGCATAAAACCTCTCCTGGTTACGGGTTGCAGGGGTGTTGATTTTACCGGCTGTTTGTCTTTCAGGCAAACCGTGCCGGCCGGGAAAATGTCAATGAATGCGGGTTGACCGGTTTGCAGAATATTATTAGCATTTGTTCAAAATGTTTTCAATGGATGGATTGGGTCAATCTTTTTTCGTTTTTTTATTTCAGGTGTTTATTTGAACGGTAGATAACGTTACGTTATTGCCGTAAACACCCGGTTCATAATGTTTCCAATTCTGGCGGGGGTATCGGCCAGTTGTCTGAAGTAATTCTATATTTAATCATTTTTTCAGGGCAACAAAGACGTTGGTATAAAAATTGAAACCTTTCAATCCTTTTTCCAGTAGCACGGAGCCCGGTGGCTCAGGAATAATTAGCAGCGCAAAGGAGGATTGAAAATGAATCAGACAGATGTATTGGTCGTCGGCGGCAGTGCCGCGGGCATTGTTGCCGCCGCCACGGCAAAGTCCTTTCACCCGGACAAGCGGGTGATGCTGGTGCGCAGGGAAAAACAAGTGCTGGTGCCCTGCGGCATCCCCTATATGTTCGGCACCCTGGAAAACAGCGACAAAAACGTCATTCCCGATGCCAATCTGGAAAATGCCGGTGTGGAACTGGTGGTCAGCGAGGTGGACGCCTTTGATCCCGAGCAGCAGATATGCACGTTTTCCGACGGTTCACAGATCGGGTTTGAAAAACTCGTGCTGGCCACCGGTTCAGTGCCGATCAAGCCGGGCTGGCTCAACGGCCTGGATTTTGACAACGTGTTTATTGTGCCCAAATCCAAGCGCTATCTTGACAGCCAGATGTCCACACTGGCGGGTTGCCGGAAAGTGGTGGTTATCGGGGGCGGTTTCATCGGCGTGGAACTGGCTGACGAAATCGCAGCAAACGGCCGGCAGGTAAGCATTGTTGAACTCCAGCCCCATGTTTTGAGCCTGGCCTTTGATGATGAACTCTGCACCCGGGCCGAAAAGGTCCTGACCCGGCGCGGAGTTGAGCTCAAATGCGGTCAGCGCGTGGTCCGCATTGAAGGCAGCGACCGGGCCGACGGGGTGAAACTCGATTCCGGGGAAGTGATAGATGCCGATGCGGTGATTTTATCCGTGGGCTACCGGCCCAATTCGGATCTGGCCCGGCA
The Desulfosalsimonas propionicica DNA segment above includes these coding regions:
- a CDS encoding FAD-dependent oxidoreductase; this translates as MNQTDVLVVGGSAAGIVAAATAKSFHPDKRVMLVRREKQVLVPCGIPYMFGTLENSDKNVIPDANLENAGVELVVSEVDAFDPEQQICTFSDGSQIGFEKLVLATGSVPIKPGWLNGLDFDNVFIVPKSKRYLDSQMSTLAGCRKVVVIGGGFIGVELADEIAANGRQVSIVELQPHVLSLAFDDELCTRAEKVLTRRGVELKCGQRVVRIEGSDRADGVKLDSGEVIDADAVILSVGYRPNSDLARQAGLKCNEMGFIKVNEYMRTEYKNIFAVGDCAEKFSFITRTLKGTMLASTSGAEARIAGMNLYQLSTVRTFQGTISIFCTAIGQNAFGAAGVTEKLAAERGFAIVTGLFEGVDSHPATLPDARPQLVKLIASMDSGTLLGGEVAGGKSAGELTNLIGFLIQNRMTVDGILTSQIGTHPLLTASPTAYPLIKAAEAIAKKRKTVLA
- a CDS encoding (Fe-S)-binding protein, coding for MLQLDFDEKKCLACETRDCLTRCQYMDLDAEAAGTEIQNLINGTDTRVLHDCRTCYACEEYCPMANHPFYLIVSRQEELGIAPLPEPIVKQGIQMGIAFRGDPEIHEVNGPVLNMGVFSPLIRLAQGKLFEGLTLISTDSRKMHHYFCQLMYLHFARTSVIKDRLPKVMATIAAHKPTEVVHFHDECYGTYTSFAPAWGMDVPFSSIHLFEHLYNRLTELRDEIKPLNYKVAYQRPCSSRLSSDKHRFVDKIFDLIGVEHVRRQYRDEDALCCGSTILAQKTPDSRRFCLNQQKKNIEDMKESGAELCIFNCPACMQTIGKQVAENGIMPIWMSDLCRMAIGEQPA